The following are from one region of the Stigmatella ashevillena genome:
- a CDS encoding MXAN_5808 family serine peptidase, which yields MPRMLRRIIAVAVLLGAWALVGGDRAPIPLTMGAAQASQGWEGASAQKGEKSTHELSSRIFTKVILYVKDNYVDPKRVRPKEMMIASLEYVEKSVPDVLVEGNAETGKINLNVNGKQQEFDISHVDSLWKMSFTLKDIFDFISKNMRRIEDTRDIEYAAVNGALSTLDPHSVLLRPELYREMKLSTKGEFGGLGFVIQMREGNLTVVRVLPKTPAHRAGIQKDDQIKKIGEESTVSMDLNEAVSKLRGAVDSKIVITVERKGWDKPRVMTLARAMISIESVQHKLLSQNVGYVRLKNFQGNTTRDLEAALVDLRKQSEMKGSPMKGLVLDLRGNPGGLLEQAIQVSDTFLSSGVIVATVGLSDKLREEKRARPTEGEDTYPIAVLVNAGSASASEIVAGALKNLNRATIIGRQTFGKGSVQVLYDFPDDSALKLTIAKYLTPGDVSIQEVGIVPDIQLVPTRVTDERIDVFAPRRSIGEADLDQHFGNPDSSTVAKKREDVLNREKPWESLKYLKVDPKQQAAQAAKEAKEEEKAAPKTAQKDAKHGEKDPLIDVDVAGQSEDLDDQLDAESQDEIKEDFEVAFAREFVLRAPATTRQQQLQQGKAFVDQKRADEEQRINAALSALGTDWSAGPTPKNVQLEATFSPSADQAIKAGEELEMVLTAENKGTEALKRVRAWTESDNAFLDRREFILGAINPGEKKTWKVKVRLPKDLTSRRDDVTVKFFDDQGALPKTLVSELGFVELPRPSFSFNWQVLDTCQTCNGDGVAQRGESVTLALDVTNTGTGPALDSFAQIKNAGDPNVFIEKGRFKLGALSPGETKSARFQFEVKKPYKGDTFPLKLAIIDEPLEEFVTEKLELPVRDSAVAALEPKKTLVKLAEKTELVGVPLANARPVARLSSASVLTAEAVTKGYYKVALGEDRFAFVKAADAREVKVGKAVLPKKVDWLTSLKPPEIHLEADPSSGGLMATGERFTLSGYVTDPNGLLDVYVLVNDQKVYFKAVDPKSTEPKKLTFTTDFALKEGNNNVLVVARETADFASRKTLVIRRRPAEVAQKLTTPTQPQKTQ from the coding sequence ATGCCGCGAATGCTTCGCCGGATCATCGCAGTCGCTGTCCTGCTCGGCGCCTGGGCCCTCGTGGGCGGTGACCGTGCCCCGATTCCCCTCACGATGGGGGCCGCACAGGCCAGCCAAGGCTGGGAAGGTGCCAGCGCCCAGAAGGGGGAGAAGTCCACCCACGAGCTGTCCTCCCGCATCTTCACGAAGGTCATCCTCTACGTGAAGGACAACTACGTCGACCCCAAGCGCGTGCGGCCCAAGGAGATGATGATCGCCTCCCTGGAGTACGTGGAGAAGAGCGTCCCGGACGTGCTCGTCGAGGGCAACGCGGAGACGGGGAAGATCAACCTCAACGTGAATGGCAAGCAGCAAGAGTTCGACATCAGCCATGTGGACTCGCTGTGGAAGATGTCCTTCACGCTCAAGGACATCTTCGACTTCATCTCCAAGAACATGCGCCGCATCGAGGACACGCGCGACATCGAGTACGCGGCCGTCAATGGCGCGCTCTCGACGTTGGATCCGCACTCGGTGCTGCTGCGCCCGGAGCTGTACCGGGAGATGAAGCTGTCCACCAAGGGCGAGTTCGGCGGCCTGGGCTTCGTCATCCAGATGCGCGAGGGCAACCTCACCGTGGTGCGGGTGCTGCCCAAGACGCCGGCGCACCGCGCGGGCATCCAGAAGGATGACCAGATCAAGAAGATCGGCGAGGAGTCCACGGTCAGCATGGACCTCAACGAGGCGGTGTCCAAGCTGCGCGGCGCGGTGGACAGCAAGATCGTCATCACCGTGGAGCGCAAGGGCTGGGACAAGCCCCGGGTGATGACGCTGGCGCGCGCCATGATTTCGATCGAGAGCGTGCAGCACAAGCTGCTCTCCCAGAACGTGGGCTACGTGCGGTTGAAGAACTTCCAGGGCAACACCACGAGGGATCTCGAGGCGGCGCTGGTGGATCTGCGCAAGCAGTCGGAGATGAAGGGCAGCCCGATGAAGGGGCTGGTGCTCGACCTGCGCGGCAACCCGGGCGGCCTCTTGGAGCAGGCCATCCAGGTGTCCGACACGTTCCTGTCCAGCGGCGTCATCGTCGCGACGGTGGGCCTGTCCGACAAGTTGCGCGAGGAGAAGCGGGCCCGGCCCACGGAGGGCGAGGACACCTACCCCATCGCGGTGCTGGTGAACGCCGGCAGCGCCAGCGCCTCCGAGATCGTCGCGGGCGCGCTCAAGAACCTCAACCGCGCCACCATCATCGGCCGGCAGACCTTCGGCAAGGGCAGCGTGCAGGTGCTGTACGACTTCCCGGATGACAGCGCGCTCAAGCTGACCATCGCCAAGTACCTCACGCCCGGCGACGTCTCCATCCAAGAGGTGGGCATCGTTCCGGACATCCAGCTGGTGCCCACGCGCGTCACCGACGAGCGCATCGATGTCTTCGCCCCGCGCCGCTCCATTGGCGAGGCGGACCTGGACCAGCACTTCGGCAATCCGGACTCCTCCACGGTGGCCAAGAAGCGCGAGGACGTGCTCAACCGCGAGAAGCCGTGGGAGAGCCTCAAGTACCTGAAGGTGGATCCGAAGCAGCAGGCCGCCCAGGCCGCCAAGGAGGCCAAGGAAGAGGAGAAGGCCGCCCCCAAGACGGCGCAGAAGGACGCCAAGCACGGCGAGAAGGATCCGCTGATCGACGTGGACGTGGCCGGCCAGAGCGAGGACCTGGACGACCAGCTCGACGCGGAGAGCCAGGACGAAATCAAGGAGGACTTCGAGGTCGCCTTCGCCCGGGAATTCGTGCTGCGCGCCCCTGCCACCACCCGCCAGCAGCAGTTGCAGCAGGGCAAGGCCTTCGTCGATCAGAAGCGTGCCGACGAGGAGCAGCGCATCAACGCGGCCCTCTCGGCACTCGGAACCGATTGGAGCGCGGGCCCCACGCCCAAGAACGTCCAGTTGGAGGCCACCTTCTCTCCCTCGGCGGACCAGGCCATCAAGGCCGGCGAGGAACTGGAGATGGTGCTGACGGCCGAGAACAAGGGCACCGAGGCGCTCAAGCGCGTCCGGGCCTGGACCGAGAGCGACAACGCCTTCCTGGATCGCCGGGAGTTCATCCTCGGCGCCATCAACCCCGGGGAGAAGAAGACTTGGAAGGTGAAGGTGCGCCTGCCCAAGGATCTCACCTCGCGCCGCGATGACGTGACGGTGAAGTTCTTCGACGACCAGGGCGCGCTGCCCAAGACGCTGGTGAGCGAGCTGGGCTTCGTGGAGCTGCCCCGGCCCTCCTTCTCCTTCAACTGGCAGGTGCTCGACACGTGCCAGACGTGCAACGGAGACGGCGTGGCGCAGCGCGGGGAGAGCGTCACCCTGGCGCTGGATGTGACGAACACCGGCACCGGGCCCGCGCTCGACTCGTTCGCGCAGATCAAGAACGCGGGCGACCCGAACGTCTTCATCGAGAAAGGGCGCTTCAAGCTGGGCGCGCTGTCGCCGGGCGAGACGAAGTCGGCGCGCTTCCAGTTCGAGGTGAAGAAGCCCTACAAGGGCGACACCTTCCCGCTGAAGCTGGCCATCATCGATGAGCCCCTGGAGGAGTTCGTCACCGAGAAGCTGGAGCTGCCGGTGCGCGACTCGGCCGTGGCGGCGCTGGAGCCGAAGAAGACGCTGGTCAAGCTGGCGGAGAAGACGGAGCTGGTGGGGGTTCCCCTGGCGAATGCCCGGCCGGTGGCCCGTCTGAGCTCGGCCTCGGTGCTGACCGCGGAGGCCGTCACCAAGGGCTACTACAAGGTGGCCCTGGGCGAGGACCGCTTCGCCTTCGTCAAGGCCGCGGACGCCCGCGAGGTGAAGGTGGGCAAGGCCGTGCTGCCCAAGAAGGTGGACTGGCTCACCTCGCTGAAGCCGCCGGAAATCCACCTGGAGGCGGACCCCTCCAGCGGCGGGCTGATGGCCACCGGGGAGCGCTTCACCCTGTCCGGGTATGTGACGGACCCCAATGGGCTCCTGGACGTGTACGTCCTCGTCAATGACCAGAAGGTCTACTTCAAGGCGGTGGACCCCAAGAGCACCGAGCCGAAGAAGCTGACGTTCACCACGGACTTCGCGCTGAAGGAGGGCAACAACAACGTCCTCGTGGTGGCCCGGGAGACGGCGGACTTCGCCAGCCGCAAGACGCTGGTCATCCGGCGCCGACCGGCCGAGGTGGCCCAGAAGCTGACCACGCCCACGCAGCCCCAGAAGACGCAGTAG